Proteins encoded together in one Salarchaeum sp. JOR-1 window:
- a CDS encoding DUF1405 domain-containing protein — MTIPARNDLPRYVAPLPARLEDLAFRLLPVIVLVNLVGTAFGFWYYRFQLETTPLLAWAVVPDSPVATLFIGLSLAAYRLDWDAEWLHALAFFGCIKLGLWTPFVQLVVNGQGGLWWAMYWFLVLSHAAMAVEAFVIHRYASFSVPAIAVAAGWYWFNDVVDYFAPLVGDFHHTTLRAEYVAGAIDHALRAHDLAAVAAVTLTLLATFLALATRAEKLKRNA, encoded by the coding sequence ATGACGATTCCGGCGCGGAACGACCTCCCGCGGTACGTCGCGCCCCTCCCCGCGCGGCTCGAAGACCTGGCGTTCCGCCTGCTCCCGGTCATCGTGCTCGTGAACCTCGTCGGCACGGCGTTCGGGTTCTGGTACTACCGCTTCCAGCTCGAAACCACGCCGCTGCTCGCGTGGGCGGTCGTCCCCGACAGCCCCGTGGCGACGCTCTTCATCGGCCTCTCGCTCGCTGCGTACCGACTGGACTGGGACGCCGAGTGGCTGCACGCGCTCGCGTTCTTCGGCTGCATCAAACTCGGGCTGTGGACGCCGTTCGTCCAGCTCGTCGTGAACGGCCAGGGCGGCCTCTGGTGGGCGATGTACTGGTTCCTCGTCCTCAGTCACGCCGCGATGGCCGTCGAGGCGTTCGTCATCCACCGCTACGCGTCCTTCTCGGTGCCCGCAATCGCGGTCGCCGCCGGCTGGTACTGGTTCAACGACGTGGTGGACTACTTCGCCCCCCTCGTCGGCGACTTCCACCACACCACCCTCCGCGCGGAGTACGTCGCCGGAGCCATCGACCACGCGCTCCGCGCGCACGACCTCGCCGCCGTCGCCGCCGTCACCCTCACCCTGCTCGCGACGTTCCTCGCGCTCGCGACGAGAGCGGAGAAACTGAAGCGGAACGCGTAG